From Alosa sapidissima isolate fAloSap1 chromosome 2, fAloSap1.pri, whole genome shotgun sequence, one genomic window encodes:
- the edar gene encoding tumor necrosis factor receptor superfamily member EDAR produces the protein MVQKGGQTEWCLLSLLLVSTFPVLSAEYANCGENEFFNQTSCQPCPPCQPGQEPYMNCGYGIKDEDYDCVPCPTGKFSKGKYEICRRHKDCDALYRATVMIPGTPESDAECGPCLPGYYILESRPRNIYGMVCHSCQNAPKNTKECIRTTKQAGQGPSVSSSSTTIFPHPEKGPTGQDHLATALIIAMSTIFIMAIAIVLIIMFYILKAKPSGQACCSGQMVKTVEAQTNKQEEKKEVQENVVIFSEKDEFDKLKPTPPKAVKSENDASSENEQLLSRSIDSDEEAAQEKQGASDLCLLSLVHLTRDKTCSASTICNNNNNNKATGIQSRRKKILDLYTKACSVAEGQSPTELPFDCLEKTSRMLSSTYNTDKAVVKTWRHLAESFGLKRDEIGGMTDGMQLFDRISTAGYSIPDLLTKLVQIERLDAVESLCIDLLGGLEGVPHISVGPALTSRCASV, from the exons ATGGTCCAGAAAGGTGGACAAACAGAGTGGTGTTTGCTGTCCCTGCTCTTG GTCTCCACATTCCCTGTGCTCAGTGCTGAGTATGCCAACTGTGGGGAGAATGAGTTCTTCAATCAGACTAGCTGCCAGCCCTGCCCTCCATGCCAACCTGGACAGGAGCCCTACATG AACTGTGGTTATGGCATCAAGGATGAGGACTATGACTGTGTTCCGTGTCCGACGGGGAAGTTCTCAAAGGGCAAGTACGAGATCTGCCGGAGACACAAAGACTGTGACGCTCTGTATCGAGCCACCGTGATGATCCCAGGGACGCCCGAAAGCGATGCGGAGTGTGGACCCTGCCTACCAGG gTACTACATTTTGGAGAGCAGACCACGGAATATCTATGGGATGGTGTGTCATTCCTGTCAGAATGCCCCGAAGAACACTAAAGAGT GCATTCGCACAACCAAACAAGCAGGACAAGGTCCCAGCGTGTCTTCAAGTAGTACTACCATTTTTCCACACCCAGAGAAAG GTCCAACTGGGCAGGATCACCTAGCAACAGCCCTCATCATTGCCATGTCAACCATCTTCATCATGGCCATCGCCATAGTGCTGATCATCATGTTCTATATCCTCAAAGCCAAGCCCAGTGGACAAG CCTGCTGCTCTGGCCAGATGGTGAAAACCGTAGaagcacagacaaacaaacaggagGAAAAGAAGGAAGTCCAAG AAAATGTTGTCATATTTTCAGAAAAGGATGAATTTGACAAGCTCAAACCGACTCCTCCTAAggcagtgaaaag TGAGAACGACGCCTCGTCTGAGAATGAGCAGCTGTTGAGCCGCAGCATTGACAGCGACGAGGAGGCGGCTCAGGAGAAGCAGGGCGCCTCTGACCTGTGCCTGCTCTCGCTGGTCCACCTCACCCGAGACAAGACCTGCTCAGCCAGCACCatctgcaacaacaacaacaacaacaaggccACTGGG ATTCAGAGTCGAAGGAAAAAAATCTTGGATCTCTACACAAAGGCCTGCAGTGTTGCTGAGG GTCAGAGTCCCACGGAGCTGCCCTTCGACTGCCTGGAGAAGACCAGCCGCATGCTTAGCTCCACCTACAACACAGACAAGGCGGTGGTGAAGACGTGGCGTCACCTGGCCGAGAGCTTCGGCCTGAAGCGAGACGAGATCGGGGGCATGACGGACGGCATGCAGCTGTTTGACCGCATCAGCACAGCTGGCTACAGCATCCCCGACCTGCTCACCAAGCTGGTGCAGATCGAGCGCTTGGACGCGGTGGAGTCGCTGTGCATAGACCTGCTTGGCGGTCTGGAGGGGGTGCCCCACATTTCCGTGGGCCCCGCTCTGACGTCCCGCTGTGCCAGTGTTTAa